One Chiloscyllium punctatum isolate Juve2018m chromosome 19, sChiPun1.3, whole genome shotgun sequence genomic window carries:
- the LOC140491203 gene encoding armadillo repeat-containing protein 10-like has protein sequence MVELFDEACRKKLIGILTGAGAVYLLYRAIRSGLVTPQEDDEDLLIDKSGNSTLDSIGAVGHHLVSSNSASSNSVKMSLQDLKTVLTILHESKDPVIRGTILTSIYRIPGFSSSQELFRSEGGISIIAESLDDPLNYIKSSAVTVFNFLSNDPVNRDLLVKYIPQVLKLTMSTFQEFEQLPCLRFLTKMSHNHQNHLMLKHAIPDFFLLLQTGSSSIKFQVLQILINFSTNLELTFDMFNVQIEASFLFLFNYFQRQDILNDLLLLISNLNEIRRSLPYRSNNHVYCNDSLFVLLFGPNSQFSSRLIYLMASPDDRIKLQAARIVTNLG, from the coding sequence ATGGTGGAACTCTTCGATGAGGCGTGCAGGAAGAAGTTAATAGGGATTCTAACAGGTGCTGGTGCTGTGTATTTACTGTACAGAGCGATTCGGTCAGGACTAGTCACTCCACAGGAGGACGATGAAGACCTACTCATTGATAAGAGTGGCAACAGTACCTTGGACAGTATTGGTGCTGTGGGACACCATTTAGTTTCATCAAATTCTGCTTCATCAAACTCTGTCAAGATGAGTCTTCAGGATCTGAAGACAGTTCTGACTATTCTTCATGAAAGTAAAGATCCTGTCATTAGAGGGACAATCCTAACAAGCATTTACCGCATTCCTGGTTTTTCAAGCAGCCAGGAGCTATTCCGTTCCGAAGGTGGAATTTCCATCATTGCAGAGTCACTGGATGATCCTCTCAATTACATCAAGTCTAGCGCTGTGACAGTTTTCAATTTCCTCAGTAATGATCCGGTAAACCGTGATCTGCTGGTGAAATATATCCCTCAGGTTCTGAAATTAACCATGTCAACATTTCAAGAATTTGAACAGTTGCCGTGTCTGAGGTTTCTCACCAAGATGTCCCACAACCACCAGAACCATCTCATGCTGAAACATGCCATCCCAGACTTCTTCCTCCTGCTGCAAACAGGGTCATCCAGCATTAAGTTCCAAGTGCTGCAgatcctcatcaacttttccaccAACCTGGAGCTGACGTTTGACATGTTCAACGTGCAGATCGAAGCATCTTTTCTTTTCCTATTCAACTACTTCCAGCGTCAGGACATTCTCAATGATCTCCTCTTATTAATAAGCAATCTGAACGAGATCAGGAGAAGTCTCCCCTACAGATCAAACAATCACGTCTATTGCAATGACTCACtgtttgtcctgctgtttggTCCCAACTCTCAGTTCTCAAGCAGGCTGATCTATTTAATGGCTTCCCCAGATGACAGAATTAAGCTGCAGGCTGCCCGGATAGTCACAAACTTAGGGTGA